The window CCCCACACCAGCACCGCGACGTCCATCGCGGCGGCCTCGACCAGCGGGTCGACGGCGGCCGGCAGCCCCGCCTCGGCAGCGAGCCCGACGGACTGCGCAGTGGCACCCTGCCGCGTCCCCGGGACGAGCAGCACGCCCAGACCCTGCTCACCGATCGCGGAGACCAGGCCGTGCAGCACCTGCGTGGACACCGGGTCCCGGAACGACCGGCCCAGCTGGTCGCCGATCACGACGCCCACGATCCCGGAGCGGCCGGACCTCAGCTGCCGCCCGAGCGGGTTGGGCCCGGAGTACTCGAGCTCGCGGGCGGCCGCGAGGACCTTCTCCCGGGTCTCGGGGGTGATGGGCCCCGCGCCGGAGAAGGCGAGCGACGCGGTGGAGACGGAGACACCTGCCAGCTCGGCGACCTTCGCGAGGGTCGGACGTACGGTCTGGCGGGTCATCGCGGTTCCTTCTCTCGCATCGGGGTGTGCATCGGGGCGGAATCTGCTGGGCCGATCCCAGGTTGTGGCCTACGGTCGGGAGATTCAATCGCAACAAGGAGTTTTGTGCCTACTGCACACGCCGCCGCTCGTGCGGTCTTCGTAGTCTTCGCCGCCAGCGGGTTCGGCTTCGCGAGCTGGGCCTCGCGTCTCCCGGCCGTCCGGGACGGCCTCTCGTTCTCCGAGCAGGAGATGGGCCTGCTGCTGCTCACCGGGTCCATCGGCTCGGTCGCGGCGATCCCGCTCTCGGGGCTGGTCGCGGAGCGGTTCGGCACCGCGCGGACCGTCGTCACGTTCGCCGGCATCCTCGTGGCGGGGCTCACCGTGGCCGGGTTCGGTGTCGCGGCGGGCGAGCACCTCGCGGTCCGGCTCGGTCTGATCCTCTTCGGCGTGGGTGCCGGGGTCTGGGACGCCGCGATGAACCTCGAGGGCGCCGCCGTGGAGCAGCGCCTCGGCCGGGCGGTCATGCCGATCTTCCACGCCGGGTTCTCCTTCGGCACCGTGCTGGGCGCGGGCATCGGCGCCCTGGTGGCCACCGCGGGCGTCCCCGTGGTCTGGCACATCGTGGGGGCGGGTGTGATCGCCCTCCTGTCGGTCCTGGTGGCGGTCCGCTATTTCTCCCCGCGCGCGGTGACGGCGACACTGCCCGACGCCGGCGCGGGCAACGCTGACGGCGCCGATCCGGGCGAGTTGACCCCACCGCCGTCGGGCATCGGGGGGCTGTTTGCTGCCTGGCGGGAGCCGCGGACCCTGGCGATCGGGCTGGTGGTGCTCAGCGCGGCCCTCACCGAGGGTGTCGCGAACGACTGGGTGGGCCTCGCGGTGGTGGACGGCTTCGGCACGTCCGACGGGATGGGGGCCGTGGGCCTCGCCGTCTTCCTCACCGCCATGACAACCGCTCGGCTCGCCGGGACGCGGGCGATCGACCGGTTCGGCCGGGTCCCGGTGCTCGTTCTCTCGGCGGCGCTGGCGTTCGCGGGTGTGCTCACGTTCTCGCTGGTCCCGGTCCTGTGGCTGGCCCTGGTCGGCGTCGGACTGTGGGGGCTCGGCGCGGCGATGGGCTTCCCGATGGGCATGAGCGCGGCGTCCGACGAGCCGCGGCGGGCAGCGATGCGGGTGGCCGCGGTCTCGACCATCGCCTACACCGCGTTCTTCGTGGGGCCGCCGCTGATCGGATTCGTGGCGCACGCGACGGGCTACCGCCTGGCGGTGCTCGTGCTGCTCGTCCCGATGGTGCTGGGTCTCCTCGTGGCGCGCTCGGTCCGGCCTCTGCCGACGGCGGCCGGTGTGAAGAGGTAGTGCAGGCAGCGGACCGGCATATGCCCAGGACAGGGCCGCAAGTTCGCGGCGTAGAACACGTCTGCGGACACTAAAAGGTTCCAGAACTAGCAGACATCACCCACGCCATGTCGAAGATGTGCACAAAACCAACGCGACAGGTAGATAGGCTTGCACGGTGAGCCCATACCCGGCAGACACCGCCCAGGCGCAAGCGGTGGCCCCCAGCCTCGCTGACCTCACCACGCTCAGAGTGGGTGGCCCGGCAGCCTCGTTCGTCGAGGCGGAGGAAGAGGCCGCACTGATCGACGCGGTAAGCACCGCCGACGACGACGGTGTGCCGCTGCTCGTGGTGGGTGGCGGCTCGAACCTGCTGGTGGCTGACGAGGGTTTTGACGGCGTCGTCGTGCGCGACAACCGGAGCGGGATCGTCGTCGAGTCGAGCGACACCTGCGGTGGTGCAGTGGTGAGCGCGCCCGCCGGCCAGAACTGGGACGAGCTCGTGGAGCGCGCCGTCGACGAGGGCTGGGTCGGGGTCGAGTCGCTGTCCGGCATCCCCGGGACCGTCGGCGCCGCGCCTGTGCAGAACATCGGCGCCTACGGGCAGGAGCTCTCCGGGGTGGTCTCGCTGGTCCGCACCTGGGACCGGGCGGAGCGCCGGGTGCGCACCTTCCCCGTCGGAGAGCTGGCCTTCGGGTACCGCACGTCGCTGCTCAAGCGGTCCATGCACACCGAGGGCCGCGACGAGGACCCGCGCGCCCCCTGGTACCCGTCGCCGCGCTACGTGGTGCTGAGCGTCCAGTTCCAGTTCCGGCTCGGCACGCTGTCTGCGCCCGTGGGCTACGGCGAGCTGGCGCGCCGGCTGGGCGTCGAGGTGGGGCAGCGTGCGCCGATGAAGGATGTCCGCGAGACCGTGCTGGGGCTGCGCGGCGGCAAGGGGATGCTGCTCGACCGGCCGCCCTTCGGTGCGGCGCCGGACCACGACCGCTGGAACTCTGGGTCGTTCTTCACCAACCCCGTGATCCCCGTGGAGCAGCTGCGGCACCTGCCCGAGGACGCCCCCCGCTACCCGGTGCGCTCCGCCGCGCCGGAGACGACCACCGGCCCGAGCCTCGGCGCCATCGACCCGACGCTCGTGAAGACCAGCGCCGCCTGGCTCATCGAGCGGGCGGGCTTCGGCAAGGGCTTCGGCCTGGCGGGGGAGCACAGCCCGGCGCGGCTGTCGACCAAGCACACGCTCGCGATGACCAACCGCGGCGGCGCCCGGGCCGAGGACGTCGTTGCCCTGGCCCGGGCGGTGCGCGACGGGGTCCGGGACCGCTTCGGCGTCACCCTGGTCCCGGAGACCGTCCTGGTGGGCGTCTCCCTCTAAGGGTCAGTACACGACGACCGGAGTGCCCGCCGGTGCGCCCCAGGTGTCCCAGATCCAGTCCATCGCACCGTTCGAAACGCGCACGCAGCCGTGCGACGCCGGGAACGCGGGCACCGACGCCGAGCCGTGCACCGCGATGCCGCCCGTGAAGAACTTGGGCCGCCACATCTCGCCGAGCTCCAGGCCGGACTCGTACATCCGGTCCTCCGAGCGGTAAACCGCGAACGACCCGCGGGGCGTGTTCGCCCGGTAGGTGTTGCCCAGCGCCTCGTACGTCTCCCCGTTGCCGGACGACGCGTTGATGACCCGCACGACCCGGCCGTTCTCCACGGCGAGCACAAGCTGCCGGTCGATGTCGATCTCGAGCACCTTGCCCGACGACGTCTCCGCCTGCGGCACCACCCCGTCGTCCGCCGCGGCCTGCGTCTGGTCGCCGACCACACCGTCCCGGTAGAGGCCGCCGGCCTTCTGCAGCGCGAACACGGCCTGCTGCGTCTCGCCGCCGTACGTGTTGTCGACGGAGGTGATGAAGTAGCCGAGGTCCTGCAGGCGCTGCTGCAGTGCGCCCACGCGATCGCTGACCTCGCCGTACTGGATGTAGTCAGGAACTTCCGGCTCTTCCGGCTCCTCGGCGCCCTCGTCGTCTCCGGAGCCCTCCTCGGAACCCTCGTCAGTGCCGTCGGACGGCGACGGGCTCGCCTCCGGCTCCTCTGGCTGCGACTCGCTCGCGCTGGGTTCCGGGCTCGCCTCCGGCTCCTCGGGCGTGGGTGTAGGTGTGGGTGTCGCCGTGGGAGAGGTGGTCGTCGTGTCCGCCTCCGCCGGGGGCTCCTGATCACCACCACACGCGGACAGGAGGCTCGCGGTCAGCGCCAACGCGCCGAGCGTCCCCATCACCCTCTTGCCGACGACCCCGTTTGCGCCCTGGATCGACCTACCCTGTACTACCCGCATCGTGACTCCTCCTCGGCCGCGCCATCTGGGCTGACGCGGCGCCGCGCACGCGAGGATACGTCTTCCCCTTGTGTGTGCCCTGTATCTCTAGCTGACGCGCGGGAACCCACGAAGGTTGGTCGGTCGATCTTCACCCAATCGTGACAGTACCGCCTGCTGGGAGGGTTTCCAGGGCCTCGGTGAGGTCCGGGGTGAGCAGCCATTGGTCGACGCCGGCCAGCAGCCGCGCCTTGGTGGTCGACGACGCGCGGCTGGCCCGGATCGACGACGACGCCAGCGCCGCGAGCTCGGCGTCGGAGAACCCGTGCGCGCTCCGCGCGATCTGATACTGGTCGACGAGCCGCGACCCGAACAGGAGGGGGTCGTCGGCGCCGAGCGCCACGAGGGCGCCCGCGTTCACCAGGGTGCGCAGCGGCACCTCGCCCGCCTCGCTGTAGACGCCGAGGCCGATGTTCGAGCCGGGGTTCACCTCGAGGGCGACCCCGCGGTCCACGATGTCCGCGAGGACCCGCTCGTCCTCGGCCGCGCGCACGCCGTGCCCGATCCGGTCGGGCACCAGCTCACGCATGACCTCGCTGATGTGGTCGGGCCCCAGCAGCTCGCCGCCGTGCGGCACGGCGGCGAGGCCCGCCCGCCGCGCGATGTCGAACGCGGGCCCGAACTGGGACGTGTCCCCGCGGCGTTCGTCGTTGGAGAGCCCGAAGCCCACCACGTCGCCGACGCCGTCACCCGCGTACCGGGCGGCCAGCCGCGCGAGCGTGCGCGCGTCGAGCGGATGCTTCATGCGCGACGCCGCGATGACAACGGCCACCTCGATCCCGTGCGCGGCGCTCGCCACCCGGGCGGCGTCGAGGACTATCTCGACGGCGGGCGTGATGCCGCCGACGAACGGGGCGTAGGACGTCGGGTCCACCTGGATCTCGAGCCGGCCGGAGCCCTCGGCGGCGTCGTCGGCCGCTGCCTCGTCGACCAGCCGGCGCATGTCGGCCTCGGAGCGGACGCACGCGCGGGCGGCGTCGTACAGGCGCTGGAAGCGGAACCAGCCGCGTTCCGTGGCGGGCAGGCGCAGGGGGTCGTTGTCGATCAGCGCCTCGGGCAGCCGTACGCCGTATGCAGTTGCCATGTCGACGAGGGTCGGCACCCGCATGGATCCGGTGAAGTGCAGGTGGAGGTGCGCCTTTGGAAGGAGTGCGAGGTCGCGCATCTGCGTAGTCTGGCAAAGCGAGGGTCCTGCGGCAGCCGCTGTCGTGATACTCCGCACTACTCACACAACCCGGCGTCCATCTTTGGTGTGCGTGCGATCCGCTACGTATCCTGAGAAGAACATGCCCCAGATAGCCGAAATGACTGATTTACACGATGCGCAACCCGGACACCGGTGAACCAGTGAACGACGAGACCACGGGCAACGAGAACGCAGACAACACTGCGGAGCTCCCGGTCCACGCAGTCCTGGGCGGAAAGTACGAGCTGGTCGACGTCCTCGGCACCGGCGCGACGTTCACCGTCTACGAGGCACAGCGCGTAGCGGTCCCCGAGCCGGCTCCGTCCGACAACGACGAGACCGCAGACGACGACGAGACGGCAGACGACGAGACGGCCGCTGCCGCCGACGGCGAGCCGACGGACGACGCGACCGCCGACGGGGCGAGCGCCGACAAGGCTGACGCGGGCACGAGCGAGGCCGAGCCGGGCGAGGCGTCCGGCGACGACGAGCCGAAGTCGGACGCAACTGACGCTGACGCCGGCGAGCCCGGATCTGACGCTGACGCCGACGCGACCGCGGAGCTCCCCGAGCCTGCGGAGCCCGAGGTCGACCTCGACCAGCCGCTCGTCGTCAAGGTGCTGCACCCGCACCTGGTCGACGACCAGAACGCGCGCGACTCCTTGCGCCGCGAGGTCGAGGCCGCCGCGCTGGTGAACCACCCCGGCGTCGTAAAGGTGCTGGACTCCGGCGAGGAGGACGTCGCCGGCGCGAACGTGCCCTGGACCGTCATGAACCGGATGCCGGGCGTGTCCCTGTCCGACCTCGCCGGGGACACCGGCGTGCCCTGGCGCGACGCGCTGGCGATCATCGACGGCCTGCTGAAGGCGCTCGCCGCGGTGCACGCGGCGGGCCTGGTGCACCGCGACGTGGCGCCGCGCAACGTGATGGTCGACAAGCGGCCGGACGGCACTTTCGTCGTCGGGCTGATCGACCTCGGTCTCACGCGCCCCGCGGACGGCGAGGGCGACGGCGCCACCGTGTCCGGGTCGGTCATCGGCATGTCGCCGGAGCAGGCCCGCGGCAAGCCGCTGGACGCGCGCAGCGACATCTACGCCGTCGGCGCGCTCGCGTACTACGCGCTGACCGGGCACGCGCCGTACGAGCGCGCGCAGGCGGAGGACGTCCTGCGGGCGCACGTGAACGCGCCCGTGCCTGCGGCGTCGGCCCGTCGGGCGGCGGTCCCGGCGTCGGTGGACCGCCTGGTGTCCCGGGCGATGGCCAAGGACCCGAACCGCAGGTTCCCCACGGCCGCGGCGATGAGCGGGACCGTGACGATCCTGCTCGGCGGCCCCGCAGGCCGCATGGGCACCAGCGACGAGACCATGCAGCTGGGCGTCGGCGCCGGCGGCACCGAGGTGATCGACCCCGTCGCCGGGTCGGGCACGATGAAGCTGGGTCAGATCGACGGGGGCGACCGCACCACGACTATTGGCGCGATCGGCGCTGCGGGTGCCGTCGGAGCCGGGGCCGTCGAGCCCGCGCCGGCCTTTGTGCCGCCCTCGGCGGAGCTGCCCGAGGAGAAGCGGTCGTTCTGGCAGAAGATGACGACCGGCCGCGGCAGGGTGTGGACGATCGTGATCTTCGCGCTGCTCGTGTTCAGCGGCGCAGGCCTGGTGATCGCGAACATCCTGGGCGACAACGGGACGCCGGAGGTCACGCCGAGCCCGAGCCAGTCGTCGCAGCAGCCGTCGACGGACCCGACCCCGTCGTCCACCCCGTCCGAGACCGAGGAGGAGGTGGAGCCGACGCCGACGCCGACGCCGACTCCGACGCCCACTCCGACGCCGACCCCAACCCCGACGCCTACTCCCACACCCACGCCGACCCCGACTCCGACGCCGACTCCCACTCCGACCGAGGAGCCCACTCCGACCGAGGAGCCGACGCCGACCGAGGAGCCGACGCCGACCGGTGAGCCGACGCCAACCGGCGAGCCCACCGGCGACGGTGAGGCGGCCGACCCGGGCGCGGCTCTTGCCGGCACCGAGTCCCGGTAATTGGCAAGCAAACACTGCGCCCCTGACTCGGCGCACTCGGGACGCCGAGTCAGGGCCGCAGTCCGACCAGCAAGCTGACTCGCGGTACCAGGTCCGGAGCTCACACCTCCTGGAGGCGTTCCTTCAGGGCCATGGCGGCCCGCGCCCGAAGCATCGGCCCTTCGGCCTCCTCGTCGGACGCCGCGGCCGCGACGGTCGCCATGTGTGCCGCGAACCGGGCCTCGGCCGCCGCGATGGTGGCGTCCGGCTCGGCGCGGTACGCCTCGGCGACGTCGTTCAGTGCGTCGTCATGGAAGGTCACGCCCATGGTGTCGATCGGCACCGCGACGTCGTAGATCGCTGAAACGACCGCCGCCTCGACGCGTGCCGTGATGTCCGTCTCGTCCAAGTTGTTCATGCGCGCAACCTATCGGGACCGGCACCGCCGCGTCCCGGAAAGTTCAGGCGATCCAGCCGCGCTCCCGGGCCACCGTCACGGCCGCCGTCCGGTCGGCGACGCCGAGCTTGGCGAACGCCCGCAGCAGGTGCGTCTTGACCGTCGCCTCGCTGATGAACAGCTCGCGTCCGACCTCCGCGTTCGACCGGCCCAGCGCCACGAGCGTGAGCACCTCCGCCTCCCGGGTGGAGGGCCGCTCGGCGATCGTGCGGACCGAGCTGACCAGGCGCG is drawn from Promicromonospora sp. Populi and contains these coding sequences:
- a CDS encoding adenosine deaminase, with protein sequence MRDLALLPKAHLHLHFTGSMRVPTLVDMATAYGVRLPEALIDNDPLRLPATERGWFRFQRLYDAARACVRSEADMRRLVDEAAADDAAEGSGRLEIQVDPTSYAPFVGGITPAVEIVLDAARVASAAHGIEVAVVIAASRMKHPLDARTLARLAARYAGDGVGDVVGFGLSNDERRGDTSQFGPAFDIARRAGLAAVPHGGELLGPDHISEVMRELVPDRIGHGVRAAEDERVLADIVDRGVALEVNPGSNIGLGVYSEAGEVPLRTLVNAGALVALGADDPLLFGSRLVDQYQIARSAHGFSDAELAALASSSIRASRASSTTKARLLAGVDQWLLTPDLTEALETLPAGGTVTIG
- a CDS encoding UDP-N-acetylmuramate dehydrogenase, producing the protein MSPYPADTAQAQAVAPSLADLTTLRVGGPAASFVEAEEEAALIDAVSTADDDGVPLLVVGGGSNLLVADEGFDGVVVRDNRSGIVVESSDTCGGAVVSAPAGQNWDELVERAVDEGWVGVESLSGIPGTVGAAPVQNIGAYGQELSGVVSLVRTWDRAERRVRTFPVGELAFGYRTSLLKRSMHTEGRDEDPRAPWYPSPRYVVLSVQFQFRLGTLSAPVGYGELARRLGVEVGQRAPMKDVRETVLGLRGGKGMLLDRPPFGAAPDHDRWNSGSFFTNPVIPVEQLRHLPEDAPRYPVRSAAPETTTGPSLGAIDPTLVKTSAAWLIERAGFGKGFGLAGEHSPARLSTKHTLAMTNRGGARAEDVVALARAVRDGVRDRFGVTLVPETVLVGVSL
- a CDS encoding protein kinase is translated as MNDETTGNENADNTAELPVHAVLGGKYELVDVLGTGATFTVYEAQRVAVPEPAPSDNDETADDDETADDETAAAADGEPTDDATADGASADKADAGTSEAEPGEASGDDEPKSDATDADAGEPGSDADADATAELPEPAEPEVDLDQPLVVKVLHPHLVDDQNARDSLRREVEAAALVNHPGVVKVLDSGEEDVAGANVPWTVMNRMPGVSLSDLAGDTGVPWRDALAIIDGLLKALAAVHAAGLVHRDVAPRNVMVDKRPDGTFVVGLIDLGLTRPADGEGDGATVSGSVIGMSPEQARGKPLDARSDIYAVGALAYYALTGHAPYERAQAEDVLRAHVNAPVPAASARRAAVPASVDRLVSRAMAKDPNRRFPTAAAMSGTVTILLGGPAGRMGTSDETMQLGVGAGGTEVIDPVAGSGTMKLGQIDGGDRTTTIGAIGAAGAVGAGAVEPAPAFVPPSAELPEEKRSFWQKMTTGRGRVWTIVIFALLVFSGAGLVIANILGDNGTPEVTPSPSQSSQQPSTDPTPSSTPSETEEEVEPTPTPTPTPTPTPTPTPTPTPTPTPTPTPTPTPTPTPTEEPTPTEEPTPTEEPTPTGEPTPTGEPTGDGEAADPGAALAGTESR
- a CDS encoding L,D-transpeptidase family protein; amino-acid sequence: MRVVQGRSIQGANGVVGKRVMGTLGALALTASLLSACGGDQEPPAEADTTTTSPTATPTPTPTPEEPEASPEPSASESQPEEPEASPSPSDGTDEGSEEGSGDDEGAEEPEEPEVPDYIQYGEVSDRVGALQQRLQDLGYFITSVDNTYGGETQQAVFALQKAGGLYRDGVVGDQTQAAADDGVVPQAETSSGKVLEIDIDRQLVLAVENGRVVRVINASSGNGETYEALGNTYRANTPRGSFAVYRSEDRMYESGLELGEMWRPKFFTGGIAVHGSASVPAFPASHGCVRVSNGAMDWIWDTWGAPAGTPVVVY
- a CDS encoding MFS transporter, coding for MPTAHAAARAVFVVFAASGFGFASWASRLPAVRDGLSFSEQEMGLLLLTGSIGSVAAIPLSGLVAERFGTARTVVTFAGILVAGLTVAGFGVAAGEHLAVRLGLILFGVGAGVWDAAMNLEGAAVEQRLGRAVMPIFHAGFSFGTVLGAGIGALVATAGVPVVWHIVGAGVIALLSVLVAVRYFSPRAVTATLPDAGAGNADGADPGELTPPPSGIGGLFAAWREPRTLAIGLVVLSAALTEGVANDWVGLAVVDGFGTSDGMGAVGLAVFLTAMTTARLAGTRAIDRFGRVPVLVLSAALAFAGVLTFSLVPVLWLALVGVGLWGLGAAMGFPMGMSAASDEPRRAAMRVAAVSTIAYTAFFVGPPLIGFVAHATGYRLAVLVLLVPMVLGLLVARSVRPLPTAAGVKR